A genome region from Pseudomonas pergaminensis includes the following:
- a CDS encoding efflux RND transporter permease subunit has protein sequence MKGSFNLSDWALKHQSFVWYLMFVALLMGVFSYMNLGREEDPSFTIKTMVIQTRWPGATQEETLKQVTDRIEKKLEELDSLDYVKSYTRPGESTVFVFLKDTTSAKAIPEIWYQVRKKIDDIRGTFPQGLQGPSFNDEFGDVFGSVYAFTGDGLSMRQLRDYVEQVRAEIRSVPGLGKVEMIGQQDEVIYLNFSTRKLAALGIDQRQVVQSLQSQNAVTPAGVIEAGPERISVRTSGQFASEKDLANVNLRLNDRFYRLADIAEISRGYVDPARPMFRFNGKPAIGLAIAMQKGGNIQSFGKALHTRMDELTADLPVGVGVHKVSDQAEVVEEAVGGFTSALFEAVIIVLVVSFISLGMRAGLVVACSIPLVLALVFVFMEYSGITMQRVSLGALIIALGLLVDDAMITVEMMITRLEKGETKEQAATYAYTSTAFPMLTGTLVTVAGFVPIGLNASSAGEYTFTLFAVIAVAMLVSWVVAVLFAPVIGVHILSANVKPHSAEPGRVGRAFNGGMLWAMRNRWWAIGITVALFVASVFSMQFVQNQFFPSSDRPEILVDLNLPQNASINETRKAVDRLEAIIKDDPDIARWSTYIGQGAIRFYLPLDQQLENPYYAQLVIVSKGLEERGELIARLQKRLRDDFVGIGSYVQPLEMGPPVGRPIQYRVSGKDTDQVRKHAIELATLLDKNTHLGEIIYDWNEPGKVLRIDIAQDKARQLGLSSEDVAQLMNSVVSGASVTQVHDDIYLINVVGRAEDAERGTPETLQNLQIVTPNGTSIPLLAFATVRYELEQPLVWRRDRKPTITIKASVRDEMQPTDLVKQLKPEIDKFSAGLPVGYKVATGGTVEESGKAQGPIASVVPLMLFLMATFLMIQLHSVQKMFLVASVAPLGLIGVVLALIPTGTPMGFVAILGILALIGIIIRNSVILVTQIHEYEVAGYSPWDAVVEATEHRRRPILLTAAAASLGMIPIAREVFWGPMAYAMIGGIIIATLLTLLFLPALYVAWYKIREPKQEQQEKRS, from the coding sequence CTCAAGCAGGTCACCGACCGCATCGAGAAAAAACTCGAAGAGCTGGACTCCCTCGACTACGTGAAAAGCTACACGCGGCCGGGTGAATCCACGGTGTTCGTGTTCCTCAAGGACACCACCAGCGCCAAGGCCATCCCGGAGATCTGGTACCAGGTACGCAAGAAGATCGACGACATTCGTGGCACTTTCCCCCAGGGCTTGCAGGGGCCGTCGTTCAACGACGAGTTCGGTGATGTGTTCGGCTCGGTGTACGCCTTTACCGGCGACGGCCTGTCGATGCGCCAGTTGCGCGACTACGTGGAGCAGGTGCGCGCCGAGATCCGTTCGGTGCCGGGGTTGGGCAAGGTCGAGATGATCGGCCAACAGGACGAAGTGATTTACCTGAATTTCTCCACGCGCAAACTGGCCGCCCTGGGCATTGATCAACGCCAGGTCGTGCAAAGCCTGCAATCGCAGAATGCGGTAACTCCGGCCGGTGTGATCGAGGCCGGGCCGGAGCGCATTTCGGTGCGCACGTCGGGGCAGTTCGCCTCGGAGAAGGACTTGGCCAACGTCAATCTGCGGCTCAACGACCGGTTCTATCGGCTGGCGGACATTGCCGAGATCAGCCGTGGCTACGTGGACCCGGCGCGCCCGATGTTCCGGTTCAACGGCAAGCCGGCGATCGGCTTGGCGATTGCCATGCAAAAGGGCGGCAATATCCAGTCGTTCGGCAAGGCCTTGCACACGCGCATGGACGAGCTGACCGCCGACCTGCCGGTGGGCGTCGGTGTGCATAAGGTGTCCGACCAGGCGGAGGTGGTGGAGGAGGCCGTCGGCGGCTTTACCAGTGCGCTGTTTGAAGCGGTGATCATCGTGCTGGTGGTGAGCTTTATCAGCCTCGGCATGCGCGCCGGGCTGGTGGTGGCATGCTCGATTCCGTTGGTGCTGGCGCTGGTGTTCGTGTTCATGGAATACAGCGGCATCACCATGCAACGGGTGTCGCTGGGCGCGCTGATCATTGCGCTCGGCCTGTTGGTGGACGACGCGATGATCACCGTCGAGATGATGATCACGCGCCTGGAAAAAGGCGAAACCAAGGAACAGGCAGCGACCTACGCCTATACCTCCACGGCCTTCCCGATGCTCACTGGTACGCTGGTGACCGTGGCGGGTTTTGTGCCGATCGGCCTCAACGCCAGTTCGGCGGGCGAATACACCTTCACCCTGTTTGCGGTGATTGCCGTGGCGATGCTGGTGTCGTGGGTGGTGGCGGTGCTGTTTGCGCCGGTGATCGGCGTGCATATCCTCAGCGCCAACGTCAAACCCCACAGCGCTGAGCCAGGGCGGGTCGGCCGCGCCTTCAATGGCGGCATGCTGTGGGCCATGCGCAACCGCTGGTGGGCGATCGGCATCACCGTGGCACTGTTTGTGGCGTCGGTGTTCTCCATGCAGTTCGTGCAGAACCAGTTCTTTCCGTCGTCGGACCGCCCGGAAATTCTCGTCGACCTGAACCTGCCGCAAAACGCCTCGATCAACGAGACCCGCAAGGCCGTCGACCGCCTGGAAGCGATCATCAAGGACGACCCGGACATCGCGCGCTGGAGCACCTACATCGGCCAGGGCGCGATCCGTTTTTACCTGCCCCTCGACCAGCAACTGGAAAACCCCTACTACGCGCAGTTGGTGATCGTGAGCAAAGGCCTGGAAGAACGTGGCGAGTTGATCGCGCGTTTGCAAAAGCGCCTGCGCGATGACTTCGTGGGCATCGGCAGCTACGTGCAGCCGCTGGAGATGGGCCCGCCGGTGGGTAGGCCGATTCAGTATCGCGTGTCGGGCAAAGACACCGACCAGGTGCGCAAACACGCCATCGAACTGGCGACCCTGCTGGATAAGAACACCCACCTGGGCGAGATCATTTACGACTGGAACGAGCCGGGCAAAGTGCTGCGTATCGACATTGCGCAGGACAAGGCGCGGCAACTGGGGCTGTCGTCGGAAGACGTCGCGCAGTTGATGAACAGCGTAGTCAGCGGTGCCTCGGTCACGCAGGTACACGATGATATCTACCTGATCAACGTGGTCGGCCGCGCCGAAGACGCCGAGCGTGGTACGCCGGAAACCTTGCAGAACCTGCAGATTGTCACGCCCAACGGCACTTCCATCCCGCTGCTGGCCTTCGCCACCGTGCGCTATGAATTGGAACAGCCGCTGGTGTGGCGTCGCGACCGCAAGCCGACCATCACCATCAAGGCGTCGGTGCGCGACGAGATGCAACCCACCGACCTGGTCAAGCAACTCAAGCCTGAGATCGACAAGTTCAGCGCCGGCCTGCCGGTGGGCTACAAGGTCGCCACTGGCGGCACCGTGGAGGAAAGCGGCAAGGCCCAGGGCCCGATTGCCAGCGTGGTGCCACTGATGCTGTTCCTGATGGCGACCTTCCTGATGATTCAGCTGCACAGCGTGCAGAAGATGTTCCTGGTGGCCAGTGTGGCGCCGCTCGGCTTGATTGGCGTGGTACTGGCGCTGATTCCCACGGGCACGCCCATGGGCTTTGTGGCGATCCTGGGTATTCTGGCGTTGATCGGCATCATCATCCGTAACTCGGTGATCCTGGTGACGCAGATTCATGAATATGAAGTGGCCGGCTATTCGCCGTGGGATGCGGTGGTGGAAGCCACCGAACATCGGCGCCGGCCGATCCTGCTGACGGCCGCTGCTGCGAGCCTTGGCATGATTCCCATCGCCCGCGAAGTGTTCTGGGGGCCGATGGCGTACGCGATGATCGGCGGGATCATCATCGCCACCTTGTTGACGCTGTTGTTCCTGCCGGCGCTCTACGTGGCCTGGTACAAAATCCGCGAGCCCAAGCAGGAGCAGCAGGAAAAACGCAGTTAG
- a CDS encoding glycoside hydrolase yields MRYLRSVLLLCGLFLSPLTFATVLENALWRVELDPATLALRVTPNGQPTVQASSGVVARTVSQLEHHPQQASWQWDDGAFRVSASLEQRDLLLSITAREAGELPILEQPASALGEGLMWPLAEGHYVPTGNAEWKGFLLQQGDLNTTQDLSLPLWGLDHGRFTLNWLLTNPYNNRLHWQAGMALSVAHEFTALDPAAPMTLLLHLGDADPLAGAKRYRQWLVAQGRYETLADKLRKTPEAEKLLGASHVYLWGNDLLAPEDVRDWPLLLKRLRGHALQGLLDKESAKLLAQGAALNRYEQTVVLRGLNAAINKKARQSWQVEEPDMTRLAARYGELRSELAVDFAGALSDTPAHWGSQVIQSLRSSGLPRLLLTLGEGWEGGLWHPEVIRAGVDAGFLIAPYDSYETALSATENPDWTTAHLGGRAYRECAIVLKDGKLKTGFQQSGHYTDPRCVRPLLEARVKAIQAKAGFNAWFLDAYATSMVFDSYRDGARMTQAQNAEGNIDASRWLNTALKLPAGSEDGNAITAEGILFAHGMQTPVIGWGDHAMAQDKQSPYYVGNWYPPEQPAVFFKSVPLKEPYRTVYFDPTLRLPLYQAVFHGSVITTHHWLFDSLKLSNVQAENELTQLLYNVPPLYHLSASTLKQRLPLIQRQDRVFRPLHQRLATQAMTGFRWLTADRQVQETTFADGTRLVANFSSAEKQGYAGYSLTVLDVGGSALVYQVQ; encoded by the coding sequence ATGCGCTACCTGCGTTCTGTTTTGTTGCTCTGCGGTCTCTTCCTCTCGCCGCTGACGTTCGCCACCGTTCTGGAAAACGCCCTGTGGCGGGTCGAGCTCGACCCGGCAACCCTGGCCCTCCGCGTTACGCCCAACGGCCAACCGACGGTGCAAGCTTCCAGCGGCGTCGTGGCCCGTACCGTCAGCCAACTTGAACACCACCCTCAGCAAGCGAGCTGGCAATGGGATGACGGCGCCTTTCGGGTGAGCGCCAGCCTTGAGCAACGCGACCTGCTGCTCTCTATCACGGCGCGGGAAGCGGGTGAGCTGCCGATCCTCGAGCAACCGGCGAGTGCCCTGGGCGAGGGGCTGATGTGGCCGTTGGCCGAGGGGCATTACGTGCCCACCGGCAATGCAGAGTGGAAGGGTTTCCTGCTGCAACAAGGTGATTTAAACACGACCCAGGACCTCAGCTTGCCCCTGTGGGGGCTGGACCACGGGCGCTTCACCTTGAACTGGTTGCTGACCAACCCGTACAACAATCGCCTGCACTGGCAGGCAGGTATGGCACTGTCAGTGGCCCATGAATTCACAGCCCTCGACCCGGCCGCACCCATGACCCTGCTGTTGCACCTGGGGGATGCCGATCCGTTGGCCGGCGCCAAGCGCTACCGCCAATGGTTGGTGGCGCAGGGCCGTTATGAAACGTTGGCTGACAAACTGCGAAAGACGCCCGAGGCCGAGAAGCTGCTGGGCGCCAGTCATGTCTACTTGTGGGGCAATGACTTGCTGGCCCCCGAGGATGTGCGCGATTGGCCGCTGTTGCTCAAACGCTTGCGCGGCCATGCACTCCAGGGCTTGTTGGACAAGGAGTCCGCCAAGCTCCTGGCGCAGGGTGCCGCCTTGAATCGCTATGAGCAGACGGTCGTGCTCCGGGGCCTGAACGCCGCGATCAACAAAAAGGCTCGGCAGAGCTGGCAGGTAGAAGAACCCGACATGACCCGGCTCGCCGCGCGCTATGGCGAGTTGCGTAGCGAACTGGCCGTGGACTTTGCCGGGGCCCTCAGCGATACCCCTGCGCATTGGGGCAGCCAGGTGATCCAGTCACTGCGCAGCTCAGGCCTGCCGCGCTTGCTGCTGACCCTGGGCGAAGGCTGGGAAGGCGGCCTCTGGCACCCCGAGGTGATCCGGGCCGGGGTCGACGCGGGCTTCTTGATAGCCCCTTACGACTCCTATGAAACCGCGTTGTCCGCTACGGAAAACCCGGATTGGACCACCGCTCACCTGGGCGGCAGGGCGTACCGCGAGTGCGCGATTGTGCTGAAGGACGGCAAGCTGAAAACCGGTTTCCAGCAGTCCGGCCACTACACCGACCCACGTTGTGTGCGGCCTCTGCTGGAGGCTCGCGTAAAGGCTATCCAGGCCAAGGCGGGCTTCAACGCCTGGTTCCTCGATGCCTACGCCACCAGCATGGTGTTCGACAGCTACCGTGACGGCGCCCGGATGACCCAGGCACAGAACGCCGAAGGCAACATCGACGCTTCGCGCTGGCTCAATACCGCGCTCAAGTTGCCCGCCGGTTCCGAAGACGGCAACGCGATCACCGCCGAAGGCATTCTGTTCGCCCATGGCATGCAGACGCCCGTGATTGGCTGGGGAGATCACGCGATGGCCCAGGACAAGCAATCGCCTTATTACGTAGGTAATTGGTATCCGCCGGAGCAACCCGCCGTGTTCTTCAAGTCGGTGCCGTTGAAGGAGCCGTATCGTACGGTGTATTTCGATCCGACCCTGCGCCTGCCGCTGTACCAGGCAGTGTTCCACGGCTCGGTGATCACCACGCATCACTGGCTGTTCGACAGCTTGAAGCTGAGCAATGTGCAGGCTGAGAACGAGTTGACGCAGTTGCTCTACAACGTGCCGCCGCTGTATCACTTGAGTGCGTCGACGCTCAAGCAGCGGCTGCCGTTGATACAGCGTCAGGACCGGGTTTTTCGGCCATTGCATCAACGGTTGGCGACCCAGGCGATGACGGGGTTTCGTTGGTTGACGGCGGATAGGCAGGTGCAGGAAACCACCTTTGCCGATGGGACGCGGTTGGTGGCGAATTTTTCTTCAGCGGAGAAACAAGGGTATGCGGGGTATAGCCTGACGGTGCTTGATGTGGGGGGGAGCGCTTTGGTGTATCAAGTGCAATAG
- a CDS encoding class I SAM-dependent methyltransferase — MKLAPHDLDQITSTTLGHYNKVAEDFREGTRDHDVSQNIDALLRHIQGTAPFTVLDFGCGPGRDLQTFTRMGHIAVGLDGSERFAQMAREDSGCEVMQQDFLKLDLPAERFDGIFANAVLFHIPKQELPRVLKQMQGALKPGGVLFSSNPRGENQEGWNGPRYGSYHDLEAWQALLTQAGFVELEHYYRPAGLPREQQPWLASVWRKL; from the coding sequence ATGAAACTTGCACCCCACGACCTCGACCAGATCACGTCCACCACCCTCGGCCACTACAACAAGGTGGCCGAGGACTTCCGTGAGGGCACCCGCGACCACGACGTGAGCCAGAACATCGATGCGCTGCTGCGGCATATCCAGGGTACGGCGCCCTTCACCGTGCTGGATTTCGGCTGCGGCCCGGGGCGCGACTTGCAGACCTTTACCCGCATGGGCCATATCGCCGTGGGGCTGGACGGCTCGGAGCGGTTCGCGCAGATGGCGCGGGAAGACAGTGGCTGTGAAGTGATGCAGCAGGACTTCCTGAAGCTGGACCTGCCTGCCGAACGCTTCGACGGCATTTTTGCCAATGCGGTGCTGTTTCATATTCCCAAACAGGAACTTCCCCGTGTGCTCAAGCAGATGCAAGGCGCATTGAAGCCGGGCGGCGTCCTATTCAGCTCCAACCCCCGGGGTGAAAACCAGGAAGGCTGGAATGGACCTCGGTATGGGTCGTATCACGACCTGGAGGCCTGGCAGGCGCTGCTGACGCAGGCAGGATTTGTAGAGCTGGAGCATTACTATCGCCCCGCAGGCTTGCCTCGAGAGCAGCAACCTTGGTTGGCCAGTGTGTGGCGCAAGCTTTAG
- a CDS encoding methionine ABC transporter permease has translation MWFDRLVQGAIDTLLMVGVSSLIALLVGIPLAVFLVTSDKGGIYQAPALNRVLGAFVNLFRSIPFLILMVALIPFTRLIVGTTYGVWAAVVPLTIAATPFFARIAEVSLREVDHGLIEAAQAMGCRRWHIIWHVLLPEALPGIVGGFTITLVTMINSSAMAGAIGAGGLGDIAYRYGYQRFDTQIMLTVIVLLVILVAVIQLGGDRLARVLNKR, from the coding sequence ATGTGGTTTGATCGTTTAGTGCAGGGCGCCATCGACACCTTGTTGATGGTCGGCGTGTCATCGTTGATTGCGTTGCTGGTGGGCATCCCGCTGGCGGTGTTTTTGGTCACCAGCGACAAAGGCGGCATCTACCAGGCACCGGCGTTAAACCGCGTGCTGGGGGCGTTCGTCAATCTGTTCCGCTCGATTCCGTTCCTGATCCTGATGGTGGCGTTGATCCCGTTCACGCGGCTGATCGTTGGCACCACCTACGGCGTATGGGCCGCCGTGGTGCCGCTGACCATCGCCGCCACACCGTTTTTTGCGCGCATTGCCGAGGTGAGCCTGCGTGAGGTCGACCACGGCCTGATCGAAGCGGCACAAGCCATGGGCTGCCGCCGGTGGCACATCATCTGGCATGTGCTGTTGCCGGAAGCGCTGCCGGGGATTGTCGGCGGGTTCACCATCACCCTGGTGACCATGATCAACTCGTCGGCCATGGCCGGCGCGATTGGCGCGGGCGGCCTGGGCGACATTGCCTACCGCTACGGCTACCAGCGTTTTGATACGCAGATCATGCTCACCGTGATTGTGCTGCTGGTGATCCTCGTGGCGGTGATTCAGTTGGGCGGTGATCGCCTGGCTCGGGTGTTGAACAAACGCTGA
- a CDS encoding methionine ABC transporter ATP-binding protein produces MTAAHSQLRDLGLPPRDAEQTELHPDLNRAHVRFINLGKTYDGTVHALQGIDLAIQRGEVFGIIGRSGAGKSSLIRTINRLEQPSSGRVLIDQVDIGDFDEDHLVALRRRIGMIFQHFNLMSAKTVWQNVELPLKVAGVPKPQREQKVRELLELVGLQDKHTSYPAQLSGGQKQRVGIARSLVHDPQILLCDEATSALDPETTQSILGLLREINQRLGLTIVLITHEMAVIREICDRVVVLEHGRVVEQGPVWQVFGNPQHEVSKTLLAPLQHGLPDELQSRLQAKPATVDAAIVLRLQFTGSDSDEPDLAALFSALGGRVRLLQGGVERIQGHALGQLLLAVNGSPHTAEELRNRAGNWAQQVEVLGYVV; encoded by the coding sequence ATGACCGCCGCCCACTCTCAACTGCGCGACCTGGGCTTGCCGCCCAGGGACGCCGAGCAGACAGAACTGCACCCTGACCTGAACCGTGCCCACGTGCGCTTTATCAACCTGGGCAAGACCTACGACGGCACTGTGCACGCCTTGCAGGGCATCGACCTGGCGATCCAGCGCGGTGAAGTGTTCGGCATCATTGGTCGCAGCGGCGCCGGCAAGTCGTCGCTGATCCGCACCATCAACCGCCTGGAACAACCCAGCAGCGGGCGGGTGTTGATCGATCAGGTCGACATCGGTGACTTCGACGAAGACCACCTGGTGGCGCTGCGTCGGCGCATCGGCATGATCTTCCAGCACTTCAACCTGATGTCGGCCAAGACGGTGTGGCAGAACGTCGAGTTGCCGTTGAAAGTGGCGGGCGTTCCCAAGCCCCAGCGCGAGCAGAAGGTGCGCGAGCTGCTGGAGCTGGTGGGGCTGCAAGACAAGCACACGTCCTACCCGGCGCAACTGTCCGGCGGGCAGAAACAGCGCGTGGGCATCGCTCGTTCGCTGGTACACGACCCACAGATTTTGCTGTGCGACGAGGCCACGTCGGCCCTCGACCCGGAGACCACCCAATCGATCCTCGGCCTGCTGCGCGAGATCAACCAGCGCCTGGGCCTGACCATCGTATTGATCACCCATGAAATGGCGGTGATCCGCGAAATCTGCGACCGCGTGGTGGTGCTGGAGCATGGGCGTGTCGTCGAGCAAGGCCCGGTGTGGCAAGTGTTCGGCAACCCGCAGCATGAGGTCAGCAAGACCCTGCTGGCACCGCTGCAACATGGGCTGCCGGACGAGTTGCAAAGCCGTTTGCAGGCCAAGCCGGCGACCGTCGACGCGGCGATAGTGCTGCGGCTGCAATTCACTGGCAGTGATTCCGACGAGCCGGACCTGGCCGCGCTGTTCAGCGCCCTCGGCGGTCGCGTGCGCTTGCTGCAAGGCGGCGTGGAACGCATCCAGGGGCATGCCCTCGGTCAACTGCTGCTGGCGGTGAATGGCTCGCCTCACACCGCAGAAGAACTGCGCAACCGCGCCGGCAATTGGGCACAACAGGTGGAGGTGCTGGGCTATGTGGTTTGA
- a CDS encoding MetQ/NlpA family ABC transporter substrate-binding protein, translating into MKKTLLSHPVKALALAFGLFSSAVFATDAALKIGTTAAFAIPLEAAVAEAGKQGLKVELVEFTDWIAPNVSLAAGDIDVNYFQHIPFLENAKAAAGFDLVPYAPGIINNVGLYSKKYKSINDLPEGASVAIANDPINSGRGLQLLAKAGLITLKPGVGYKATEEDIVSNPKKIKILQVEAVQLVRAYDDADLVQGYPAYIRLSKTFDAESALLFDGLDHPEYVIQFVIQPKSKTDPRVIKFVDIYQHSPVVRAALDKSLGKLYQVGWEDKK; encoded by the coding sequence ATGAAAAAAACACTGCTCTCCCACCCAGTCAAAGCACTGGCCCTGGCATTCGGACTGTTCAGCTCGGCGGTGTTCGCCACTGATGCAGCGTTGAAAATCGGCACCACTGCCGCCTTCGCTATTCCCCTGGAAGCCGCGGTGGCCGAAGCGGGCAAGCAAGGCCTGAAGGTCGAGCTGGTGGAGTTCACCGACTGGATCGCGCCCAACGTCAGCCTGGCCGCTGGCGATATCGACGTGAACTACTTCCAGCACATCCCGTTCCTGGAAAACGCCAAGGCCGCCGCCGGTTTTGACCTGGTGCCATACGCGCCGGGCATCATCAACAACGTCGGCCTGTATTCGAAGAAGTACAAGAGCATCAACGACCTGCCCGAAGGCGCCAGCGTGGCGATTGCCAACGACCCGATCAACAGCGGTCGCGGCCTGCAATTGCTGGCCAAGGCGGGCTTGATCACCCTCAAGCCGGGGGTGGGCTACAAGGCCACCGAAGAAGACATCGTCAGTAACCCGAAGAAGATCAAGATCCTGCAAGTCGAGGCCGTGCAACTGGTACGCGCCTATGACGACGCCGATCTGGTGCAGGGCTACCCGGCGTATATCCGCCTGTCCAAGACCTTCGATGCCGAGTCGGCACTGCTGTTCGACGGCCTCGACCACCCGGAGTACGTGATCCAGTTCGTGATCCAGCCCAAGAGCAAGACCGACCCGCGCGTGATCAAGTTCGTCGACATTTACCAGCATTCGCCCGTAGTCCGCGCTGCGTTGGATAAATCCCTGGGCAAGCTCTATCAGGTCGGCTGGGAAGATAAAAAATGA
- a CDS encoding LLM class flavin-dependent oxidoreductase: MAKKKILLNAFNMNCIGHINHGLWTHPRDTSTQYKTIEYWTDLAQTLERGLFDGLFIADIVGVYDVYQNSVDVPLKESIQLPVNDPLLLVSAMAAVTRNLGFGLTANLTYEPPYLFARRMSTLDHLSRGRVGWNIVTGYLDSAAKAMGLTEQVEHDRRYDQADEYLEVLYKLWEGSWEDGAVLNDPQARVYAQPGKVHKVEHHGEFYQVEGYHLCEPSPQRTPVLFQAGSSDRGLLFAGRHAECVFISGQNKAATKVQVDKVRASAVEAGRNPDDIKVFMGLNVIVGATEELAWAKHAEYLSYASPEAGVAHFSASTAIDFAQYELDEPIQYVKSNAIQSATKNLQNNDWTRRKLLEQHALGGRYITLVGSPEQVADKLESWISETGLDGFNLTRIVTPESYVDFIDLVVPELQKRGSYKTEYEQGTLREKVFQGSARLPEQHTGSHYRH, translated from the coding sequence ATGGCGAAGAAGAAAATCCTGCTCAATGCCTTCAACATGAACTGCATCGGGCATATCAACCACGGCCTGTGGACCCACCCACGGGACACCTCCACCCAGTACAAGACGATCGAGTACTGGACCGACCTGGCGCAAACCCTGGAGCGCGGGCTGTTCGATGGCCTGTTCATCGCCGATATCGTCGGCGTCTACGACGTGTACCAGAATTCGGTCGATGTGCCGCTCAAGGAGTCGATCCAACTGCCGGTGAACGACCCGCTGCTGCTGGTCTCGGCGATGGCGGCGGTTACCCGGAATCTCGGTTTCGGCCTCACTGCCAACCTCACCTACGAGCCGCCGTATCTGTTCGCCCGGCGCATGTCCACGCTGGACCACCTCAGCCGTGGCCGCGTGGGCTGGAACATCGTCACCGGCTACCTCGACAGCGCTGCCAAGGCCATGGGCCTTACCGAGCAGGTCGAACATGACCGCCGTTACGACCAGGCCGATGAATACCTGGAGGTGCTCTACAAACTCTGGGAAGGCAGCTGGGAGGACGGCGCGGTGCTCAACGACCCGCAGGCGCGGGTGTATGCGCAGCCGGGCAAGGTGCACAAGGTCGAGCACCACGGCGAGTTCTACCAGGTGGAGGGTTATCACCTGTGCGAACCCTCGCCACAACGCACGCCGGTGCTGTTCCAGGCCGGCAGCTCGGACCGCGGCTTGCTGTTCGCCGGGCGCCATGCCGAATGTGTATTCATCAGCGGGCAGAACAAGGCGGCGACCAAGGTCCAGGTGGACAAGGTGCGTGCCAGTGCGGTCGAGGCCGGACGCAATCCGGATGACATCAAGGTGTTCATGGGCCTCAACGTGATCGTGGGCGCCACCGAGGAGCTTGCCTGGGCCAAGCACGCCGAATACCTGAGCTATGCCAGCCCGGAAGCCGGCGTGGCGCATTTCTCGGCGTCCACCGCCATCGATTTTGCCCAGTACGAACTGGACGAACCGATCCAGTACGTGAAGAGCAACGCGATCCAGTCGGCCACCAAGAACCTGCAGAACAACGACTGGACCCGGCGCAAGTTGCTGGAGCAACACGCCCTGGGCGGCCGCTACATCACCCTGGTCGGCTCGCCCGAACAGGTCGCCGACAAGCTGGAATCCTGGATCAGCGAAACCGGCCTGGATGGCTTCAACCTCACGCGCATCGTCACGCCGGAAAGCTACGTGGACTTTATCGACCTGGTGGTGCCGGAGTTGCAAAAGCGCGGGTCGTACAAGACTGAATATGAACAGGGAACGCTGCGGGAAAAAGTCTTTCAAGGCAGCGCCCGCCTTCCCGAACAACACACCGGATCCCACTACAGACACTAA
- a CDS encoding SfnB family sulfur acquisition oxidoreductase: MTFSHPVAVITSDEQALIVASDLAEDFRRDSAQRDRERRLPLPELDVFSRSGLWGISVPKEFGGAGVSNVTLAKVIALIAQADASLGQIPQNHFYALEVLRVNGSPAQQQRLYAEVLAGQRFGNALAELGTKTAHDRVTKITRDGDGFRICGRKFYSTGAIYAQRIPTSVVDEHGVQHLAFVPRDSEGLSVIDDWSGFGQRTTGSGSVVFDNVWVAAQDVIPFQSAFERPTTVGPLAQILHAAIDTGIARAAFEDALHFVRTKTRPWIDAGNDKATEDPLTLKSFGHLSIRLHAAEALLERSGEFLDRAQADSNAETVAAASIAVAEVRALSTEISLAAGSTLFELAGSQATLAEHGLDRHWRNARVHTLHDPVRWKYHAVGNYYLNDENPPLRGTL; encoded by the coding sequence ATGACTTTCTCTCACCCCGTCGCGGTCATTACCAGCGACGAACAAGCCCTTATTGTCGCCAGCGACCTGGCCGAAGACTTCCGCCGCGACAGCGCCCAGCGTGATCGCGAGCGCCGCCTGCCCTTGCCCGAACTGGACGTATTCTCGCGCTCCGGCCTGTGGGGCATCAGCGTACCCAAGGAATTCGGCGGCGCGGGCGTTTCCAACGTCACCCTGGCCAAGGTTATCGCCCTGATCGCCCAGGCGGATGCGTCCCTGGGCCAGATCCCGCAAAACCATTTCTATGCCCTGGAAGTGCTGCGTGTGAACGGCAGCCCGGCGCAACAACAGCGCCTGTACGCCGAAGTATTGGCCGGCCAGCGTTTCGGCAACGCCCTGGCGGAACTGGGCACCAAGACCGCCCATGACCGCGTCACCAAAATCACCCGCGACGGTGACGGTTTCCGTATCTGCGGCCGCAAGTTCTATTCCACCGGTGCGATCTACGCTCAACGCATTCCCACCTCGGTGGTGGATGAACATGGCGTGCAGCACCTCGCCTTTGTCCCGCGCGACAGCGAAGGCCTGAGCGTGATCGATGACTGGAGCGGCTTCGGCCAGCGCACCACCGGCAGCGGTTCGGTGGTGTTCGACAACGTGTGGGTCGCGGCGCAAGACGTGATCCCGTTCCAGAGCGCTTTCGAGCGCCCGACCACGGTCGGCCCCCTGGCGCAGATTCTTCACGCCGCCATCGACACCGGTATCGCCCGCGCGGCCTTCGAAGATGCGCTGCACTTCGTGCGCACCAAGACCCGCCCGTGGATCGACGCCGGCAACGACAAGGCCACCGAAGACCCGCTGACCCTGAAAAGCTTCGGCCACCTGAGCATCCGCCTGCACGCCGCCGAAGCGCTGCTGGAACGCTCCGGCGAATTCCTCGACCGCGCCCAGGCCGACAGCAATGCCGAGACGGTGGCGGCGGCCTCGATTGCCGTCGCCGAAGTGCGCGCCTTGAGCACCGAAATCTCCCTGGCCGCCGGCAGCACCTTGTTCGAACTCGCCGGCAGCCAGGCGACCCTGGCCGAGCACGGCCTCGACCGTCACTGGCGCAACGCCCGCGTCCACACCCTGCACGACCCGGTGCGCTGGAAGTACCACGCGGTGGGCAATTACTACCTCAACGATGAAAACCCGCCACTGCGGGGGACCCTCTGA